In Palaemon carinicauda isolate YSFRI2023 chromosome 14, ASM3689809v2, whole genome shotgun sequence, the following proteins share a genomic window:
- the LOC137652877 gene encoding basic proline-rich protein-like, whose protein sequence is MADLSNLRRYSQQQFRQHWTGISSRSSSSNSFTTLPAPPPPPPFTPLPVPPHLTSLPSPPPLTLLPAPPPLTTLPSPPPLTPLHSPPPLTPLPAPPPLTPLLSPPPLNPLPSPPPLTPLPAPPPLTPLPSPPPLTPLPAPPPLAPLPSPPPLTPLPAPPPITPLPAPPPLTLLPTPPPLTPLPAPPPITPLPAPPPLTLLPTPPPLIAPPPLTPHSAPPPLTTLPSPPPLTLLPSPTPLTPLHSPPPLTLLPSPPPLTPLLSPPPLTSLPSPPPLTPLPAPPPFAPLPSPTLLTPLPAPPPLTPLPAPPPLTTLPSPPPLTPLTSPPPLTHLPAPPPLTPLPAPPPLTPLSAPPPLTTLPSPPPLTPLPAPHPLTPLPAPPLLTPLPSPPPLTPLPVPSPLTPLPVPPPVTPHPSPPPLTPLPSPPPLTPLPSAPTLTPLPAPPPLNPLPSPPPLTPLPAPYPLTPLPVPPPVTPHPSPPPLTPLPSPPPLTHFLLHLLLLPFLLPLLLIHFLPHLPQYADDGKSDRLTTVQLVSNFPRLAGPPPPPPFTPLPAQPLFTPLLPPPPLTPLPPPPPTICGSFFGLISNSTGVLWKQRCHSRRSLQVSDTHSPCSIGSGTNNSQEWLAGFEIASVVAKLHLLYDLQLYTVKRKPVAIFTIA, encoded by the exons TCTAGCaggtcctcctcctccaactccttTACTACCCTTCCTGCTCCACCTCCTCCGCCTCCTTTTACTCCCCTTCCTGTTCCACCTCATCTTACTTCACTTCCTTCTCCCCCTCCTCTTACTCTACTTCCTGCTCCACCTCCTCTTACTACccttccttctccacctcctcttaCTCCTCTTCATTCTCCACCTCCTCTTACTCCACTTCCTGCTCCACCTCCTCTTACTCCCCTTCTTTCTCCACCTCCTCTTAATCCtcttccttctccacctcctcttaCTCCCCTTCCTGCTCCACCTCCTCTTACTCCccttccttctccacctcctcttaCTCCCCTTCCTGCTCCACCTCCTCTTGCTCCACTTCCTTCTCCCCCTCCTCTTACTCCCCTTCCTGCTCCACCTCCTATTACTCCACTTCCTGCTCCACCTCCTCTTACTCTACTTCCTACTCCACCTCCTCTTACTCCCCTTCCTGCTCCACCTCCTATTACTCCACTTCCTGCTCCACCTCCTCTTACTCTACTTCCTACTCCACCTCCCCTTATTGCTCCACCTCCTCTTACTCCCCATTCTGCTCCACCTCCTCTTACTAcacttccttctccacctcctcttaCTCTACTTCCTTCTCCAACTCCTCTTACTCCCCTTCATTCTCCACCTCCTCTTACTCTacttccttctccacctcctcttaCTCCACTTCTTTCTCCACCTCCTCTTACTTCccttccttctccacctcctcttaCTCCCCTTCCTGCTCCACCTCCTTTTGCGCCACTTCCTTCTCCAACTCTTCTTACTCCCCTTCCTGCTCCACCTCCTCTTACTCCCCTTCCTGCTCCACCTCCACTTACTAcacttccttctccacctcctcttaCTCCACTTACTTCTCCACCTCCTCTTACTCACCTTCCTGCTCCACCTCCTCTAACTCCCCTTCCTGCTCCACCTCCTCTTACTCCCCTTTCTGCTCCACCTCCTCTTACTAcacttccttctccacctcctcttaCTCCACTTCCTGCTCCACACCCTCTTACTCCACTTCCTGCTCCACCTCTTCTTACTCcacttccttctccacctcctcttaCTCCCCTTCCTGTTCCATCTCCTCTTACTCCCCTTCCTGTTCCACCTCCTGTTACTCCACatccttctccacctcctcttaCTCCACTTCCTTCTCCACCTCCCCTTACTCCACTTCCTTCTGCACCGACTCTTACTCCCCTTCCTGCTCCACCTCCTCTTAATCcacttccttctccacctcctcttaCTCCCCTTCCTGCTCCATATCCTCTTACTCCCCTTCCTGTTCCACCTCCTGTTACTCCACatccttctccacctcctcttaCTCCACTTCCTTCTCCACCTCCCCTTACTCACTTCCTTCTGCACCTCCTCTTACTCCCCTTCCTGCTCCCCCTCCTCTTAATCCACTTCCTTCCCCACCTCCCACAATAT GCGGATGATGGAAAATCCGACCGATTAACAACTGTTCAACTTGTGAGTAATTTTCCAAGGTTagcaggtcctcctcctccacctccttttACTCCACTTCCTGCTCAACCTCTCTTTACTCcacttcttcctccacctcctcttactccacttcctcctccacctcccacTATATGTGGAAGTTTCTTTGGATTGATCTCCAACTCCACTGGAGTGCTATGGAAGCAACGCTGTCACTCCAGAAGGTCTCTTCAGGTTTCAG acacccattcaccttgttccatcggctctggaaccaataacagtcaagaatggctagcaggatttgaaATTGCCTCCGTGGTTGCAAAACTACATTTGctttacgacttgcaactttatacagtcaagagaaagcccgtggccatatttactatagcctga